A region of [Bacteroides] pectinophilus DNA encodes the following proteins:
- a CDS encoding glycosyltransferase family 9 protein: protein MGSILRKAVIRMTPVLCKADIWQLRHNNNRIETDEQRAAAKGRVALVRLDAIGDFVIWLDSAAEFRRQFAGRHIILICNKACKGIAEASGLFDEIVPVDTGRLNYAGNFRFRKELSHELERINVELLIQTAFSRRVYTDVVSAAVRAEKKLTIRDRSFDNASQGALKATDTIYDSVIDAGDGHVMELVRNAEFVRKVTGSTFRASVPVLRATEVPDGMIPEGDYFVVFPGGSFRAKMWPIERFAQAAQFIHDTTGWKCCVCGSPDEKYLANGLTSHYNGDVIDMTGKTTLLQSIEVIRHAKLLIGNDTSGIHFAAATGTKAVCVFGGWHYGRFLPYKIENGQLSGGNDNDINNNDINKCMPAVCVHDMECFNCRIVDRTSQCQKHMKDTGLFTCVDMVSVKDVTDVLKNVLRELQI, encoded by the coding sequence ATGGGAAGTATCTTAAGAAAAGCAGTCATAAGAATGACACCTGTGCTGTGTAAAGCAGATATATGGCAGCTCAGACACAATAATAACAGAATAGAGACAGATGAACAGAGAGCCGCAGCTAAGGGCAGGGTGGCACTTGTAAGGCTTGATGCAATCGGTGACTTTGTAATATGGCTGGACAGTGCGGCAGAATTCAGAAGACAGTTTGCAGGAAGGCATATAATACTTATATGTAACAAGGCATGTAAGGGGATAGCCGAGGCAAGCGGACTGTTTGATGAGATAGTTCCGGTAGATACAGGCAGACTTAATTACGCCGGCAATTTCCGCTTCAGAAAGGAACTTTCGCATGAACTGGAACGTATTAATGTTGAGCTGCTGATACAGACTGCATTTTCGAGGCGGGTGTATACTGATGTGGTATCTGCGGCAGTAAGGGCAGAGAAAAAGCTGACAATACGTGACAGGTCATTTGATAATGCCTCACAGGGTGCGCTTAAAGCAACAGATACGATATATGACAGTGTTATAGATGCCGGAGACGGACATGTTATGGAGCTGGTGCGCAATGCCGAATTCGTGCGTAAGGTGACAGGAAGCACATTCCGTGCATCCGTTCCGGTGCTCAGGGCTACAGAAGTTCCTGACGGCATGATTCCAGAGGGAGATTATTTTGTTGTATTTCCGGGAGGAAGCTTCAGGGCAAAGATGTGGCCGATAGAAAGATTTGCGCAGGCAGCGCAGTTTATACATGATACTACAGGCTGGAAATGCTGTGTCTGCGGTTCACCTGATGAGAAATATCTTGCCAATGGTCTTACATCGCATTACAATGGTGATGTCATTGACATGACGGGTAAGACAACGCTTCTGCAGTCGATAGAGGTAATAAGGCATGCAAAGCTGCTCATAGGCAATGATACGAGCGGAATACATTTTGCTGCGGCAACAGGAACCAAAGCAGTCTGTGTATTCGGCGGATGGCATTACGGGAGATTCCTTCCGTATAAGATTGAGAACGGGCAGTTATCCGGTGGAAATGACAATGACATCAATAACAATGATATCAATAAATGCATGCCGGCAGTCTGTGTTCATGACATGGAATGCTTTAACTGCAGAATAGTTGACAGAACTTCCCAATGTCAAAAACATATGAAAGATACAGGGCTGTTTACATGTGTCGACATGGTGAGTGTGAAGGATGTAACAGATGTTCTTAAGAATGTGCTAAGAGAGCTGCAGATATAG
- a CDS encoding GDSL-type esterase/lipase family protein, producing the protein MRNWNYYIKKTTAIMIALGMVVMTGCADKGQGADADASGQAETVVQANSQGQDNRQSQDVSSAPDQTETEARTESDKTEKAVEEKSEAKQAETEAAEQNTEKETDSETETEAAKAPVEVKPVYRVTPETEADTEAPARTEAVTVAAPVQTEAQTEAAFVSAGKLTAPFGIAFLGDSITVGYKSGYSYADVVCEDLGCVQFNYGISGNTLASNGGEGFVERYKSINPDCRVIVVYGGSNDYYNNVALGSPDSTRKDEFYGGLKKLCSGLKESYPDANIVFLTPLPGEFGGMHNSSNNETGSSMWDYVDAMQKVCAKYDIPVIDLYHNFNINADNYDSYTSDGLHPNEEGHSLIAKAVEKYIKSLM; encoded by the coding sequence ATGAGGAATTGGAATTATTACATTAAAAAAACGACAGCAATTATGATTGCCTTAGGAATGGTTGTCATGACAGGATGTGCAGATAAGGGGCAGGGCGCTGATGCAGATGCATCAGGTCAGGCAGAAACTGTAGTGCAGGCCAATTCCCAAGGTCAGGATAACAGGCAGAGTCAGGATGTTTCTTCTGCACCGGATCAGACAGAGACAGAAGCCCGGACAGAGTCAGATAAAACAGAAAAAGCTGTTGAAGAGAAGTCTGAAGCAAAACAGGCAGAGACTGAAGCTGCAGAACAAAATACAGAGAAGGAAACAGATTCTGAAACAGAGACCGAGGCAGCAAAGGCTCCGGTTGAAGTGAAACCTGTATACAGAGTGACACCTGAGACGGAAGCCGATACAGAGGCACCTGCCCGGACGGAGGCTGTCACGGTGGCAGCACCTGTACAGACAGAAGCCCAGACTGAAGCTGCTTTTGTATCAGCAGGTAAGCTTACAGCACCTTTTGGAATAGCATTCCTTGGAGACAGCATAACGGTAGGATATAAGAGTGGTTACAGCTATGCGGATGTTGTCTGCGAAGATCTTGGATGTGTACAGTTCAACTATGGAATATCGGGTAATACGCTTGCAAGCAATGGCGGAGAAGGCTTTGTTGAGAGATATAAGTCTATTAATCCTGACTGCAGGGTTATAGTTGTATATGGCGGTTCTAACGATTACTACAATAATGTTGCACTTGGAAGTCCGGATTCAACCAGAAAAGACGAATTCTACGGCGGACTTAAGAAGCTGTGTTCAGGCCTTAAAGAGAGTTATCCGGATGCCAATATAGTATTTCTTACGCCGCTTCCGGGTGAATTTGGCGGTATGCATAATTCGAGCAACAATGAGACAGGAAGTTCGATGTGGGATTATGTAGATGCAATGCAGAAGGTATGCGCAAAGTATGATATTCCGGTCATAGATTTGTATCACAATTTCAACATCAATGCGGATAATTATGATTCATACACATCAGACGGCCTTCATCCTAACGAAGAAGGACACAGCCTGATTGCAAAGGCAGTTGAGAAGTATATAAAAAGTCTGATGTAA
- a CDS encoding DegT/DnrJ/EryC1/StrS family aminotransferase: MEKILVTRSSMPPMEEYIEEIASIWDNHWLTNMGEKHVRLEKELKEYLGVDDITLFSNGHMALELTLQAMHLKGEVITTPYTFASTTHAIVRNGLKPVFCDINPDDYTIDADKIERLITKDTCAIVPVHVYGNICDVDRIQEIADRHGLKVIYDAAHAFGETYNGRGAGSFGDASMFSFHATKVYNTIEGGAVCYSDEELGRRLYRLKNFGIMDEETVDYVGANAKMNEFQAAMGLCNLKHVDGEIARRKAVVDRYRANLDGVRGVQLSKVQDGVKYNYAYFPVVFNEEEFGVTRDVVFEKLAENDIFARKYFYPITNTFECYNGMFDPNDTPVALKISKRVLTLPLFADLPLSDVDRICDIIKDCAE; encoded by the coding sequence ATGGAAAAAATTCTTGTTACAAGGTCATCTATGCCGCCAATGGAAGAATATATAGAGGAAATAGCTTCGATATGGGACAATCACTGGCTGACCAATATGGGAGAGAAGCATGTAAGGCTTGAAAAGGAACTTAAGGAGTATCTGGGAGTTGATGACATCACGCTTTTCTCTAACGGGCATATGGCACTTGAACTTACGCTTCAGGCGATGCATCTTAAAGGGGAAGTAATTACCACTCCGTACACATTTGCGTCAACAACACATGCTATAGTAAGAAACGGACTTAAGCCGGTGTTCTGTGATATTAATCCGGATGACTATACTATAGATGCTGATAAGATTGAGCGGCTTATAACAAAGGATACATGTGCTATTGTTCCTGTACATGTATACGGCAATATATGTGATGTCGACAGGATTCAGGAGATAGCTGACAGACACGGACTTAAGGTTATATATGATGCAGCACATGCATTTGGGGAGACATACAACGGACGGGGTGCCGGAAGCTTTGGCGATGCATCAATGTTCAGCTTCCATGCCACCAAGGTATATAATACAATCGAGGGCGGCGCTGTATGTTATTCGGATGAAGAGCTGGGAAGGAGACTGTACCGCCTTAAGAATTTTGGCATTATGGATGAGGAGACGGTTGATTATGTCGGAGCCAATGCCAAGATGAATGAATTTCAGGCTGCAATGGGGCTTTGCAATCTTAAGCATGTTGATGGTGAGATTGCCAGGAGAAAGGCTGTTGTAGACAGATACAGAGCCAATCTCGATGGTGTCAGAGGTGTGCAGCTTTCAAAGGTTCAGGATGGCGTAAAGTACAATTATGCCTATTTCCCTGTAGTATTCAATGAAGAAGAATTTGGTGTGACAAGGGATGTGGTATTTGAGAAGCTTGCAGAGAATGATATATTTGCAAGGAAGTACTTTTATCCGATTACGAATACATTTGAATGTTACAATGGAATGTTTGATCCGAATGATACGCCGGTTGCACTTAAGATTTCAAAAAGAGTGCTTACACTTCCGTTATTTGCTGACCTGCCATTATCAGATGTTGACAGGATATGTGATATAATAAAAGACTGTGCAGAGTAA
- a CDS encoding acyltransferase — MKYFKNLSYLRVIACIAIVCTHISQRLMLEGRIYELTHYMQHGVYLFFIISGFLALYTYSENNYSPVRYWIKRLARILPVYYAVVIYDIIVHGLILKDMPHDWAGLGWLRYIFIIGQYIPGENQWRNLSFTWTIGIFVLFYIMTPILARIMKTYRSSLVGLAVTYLCMIGLDILYARLEITRDWFTPLFYVLYFMFGAVACRAVQEHKADRASLLLACIMLYFFAMSKFNSPYTLSCLFTIIVLASMNVEFKNSYVNKMFDVLDRFSYEIYLGHAVVMEIIDMLMASYILPEAAITGIAVVGTTIVSVVLYYGVDRPVNAFIRRRT, encoded by the coding sequence ATGAAATATTTTAAAAATCTCAGTTATCTGAGGGTAATTGCATGTATTGCAATTGTGTGTACACACATAAGCCAGAGGCTTATGCTTGAGGGCAGGATTTATGAGCTCACGCATTACATGCAGCATGGTGTTTATCTTTTTTTTATAATAAGCGGTTTCCTGGCGTTGTATACATATTCGGAGAATAACTACAGCCCTGTAAGATACTGGATTAAAAGGCTGGCAAGAATATTGCCGGTATATTATGCGGTAGTTATATATGATATAATAGTACACGGTTTGATATTAAAAGATATGCCGCATGATTGGGCGGGACTTGGCTGGCTGAGATATATATTTATAATCGGACAGTACATACCCGGAGAGAATCAGTGGCGTAATCTGAGCTTTACATGGACGATTGGCATATTTGTCTTATTTTATATAATGACACCGATTCTTGCCAGAATAATGAAGACATACCGGTCATCACTTGTTGGACTTGCGGTTACATACCTGTGCATGATAGGCCTTGATATCCTGTATGCACGTCTTGAGATTACAAGAGACTGGTTCACACCGCTGTTTTATGTGTTATATTTTATGTTCGGAGCGGTTGCATGCAGGGCAGTTCAGGAGCACAAAGCTGACAGGGCATCACTTTTATTGGCATGTATAATGCTGTATTTTTTTGCAATGTCCAAGTTCAACAGTCCATACACATTGTCATGCCTGTTTACTATAATTGTCCTTGCGTCAATGAATGTGGAATTTAAGAATTCATATGTAAATAAAATGTTTGACGTGCTTGACAGATTTTCCTATGAAATATATCTTGGACATGCGGTGGTAATGGAGATAATAGACATGCTTATGGCATCATACATATTGCCTGAGGCTGCGATAACCGGCATTGCTGTTGTTGGTACGACGATAGTAAGTGTTGTGCTGTACTATGGGGTTGACAGACCTGTCAATGCATTTATCAGAAGGAGAACATGA
- the spo0A gene encoding sporulation transcription factor Spo0A has product MDDDKIRVACADDNMAVRRVFRDIINDEPDMELVGEAINGSELISVIKNYKPHAVVLDLIMPKLDGLEVIRKIKADDTIKNKPVFIVVSAIGEDRIIREAFESGVEYYIMKPVDGPLLTDRIRWALNNEEQRRRSEELKRRNSYTDIEIKVADMLLKLGMPVHIIGQRFMREALIMTMNDRECVSSITKLLYPDIARKNKTTPTRVERAMRHAIEVVWTKGDMKWLEEIFCRPAGNIEDRPTNSEFIARMAEYISIRLSVADNRNMVIESIEDVRELERMKQNEIF; this is encoded by the coding sequence ATGGATGACGATAAGATAAGGGTTGCATGTGCAGATGACAATATGGCGGTACGCAGGGTATTCAGGGATATAATTAACGATGAACCTGATATGGAACTTGTCGGAGAGGCGATAAATGGCTCAGAGCTCATATCTGTTATAAAGAATTACAAGCCGCATGCGGTTGTACTTGACCTTATTATGCCTAAGCTTGATGGGCTTGAGGTGATAAGAAAGATAAAGGCTGATGACACTATTAAGAATAAGCCGGTATTTATAGTTGTCAGCGCAATAGGGGAAGACAGGATAATAAGAGAGGCATTTGAGTCAGGCGTTGAGTATTATATTATGAAGCCGGTGGATGGCCCACTGCTTACAGACAGGATACGGTGGGCACTGAATAACGAAGAGCAGCGCCGCAGAAGTGAGGAGCTTAAGAGACGCAATTCATATACTGATATAGAGATAAAAGTTGCAGACATGCTTCTTAAGCTCGGAATGCCGGTTCATATAATCGGTCAGCGTTTTATGAGGGAAGCACTTATAATGACGATGAATGACAGAGAATGTGTAAGTTCAATTACGAAGCTGCTCTATCCTGATATTGCAAGAAAGAATAAGACCACGCCCACAAGGGTTGAGAGAGCTATGAGACACGCGATTGAAGTAGTATGGACCAAGGGCGATATGAAGTGGCTTGAAGAGATATTTTGCAGACCGGCAGGCAATATAGAGGACAGGCCTACTAATTCAGAATTTATAGCAAGAATGGCAGAATATATTTCAATAAGACTTTCTGTTGCGGATAACAGGAATATGGTTATTGAAAGTATTGAAGATGTTAGAGAATTAGAGAGAATGAAGCAGAATGAAATATTTTAA
- a CDS encoding DUF6077 domain-containing protein: MISVCVFILVAAILPYFCGCMLKCLIKDKSIGLIHTYMVGFVGLWMLFAIVQIPLKIFNAGLNIMAVAYLFVLAVLIAAGCVFADKKRLRHLLEKNIRFERQNAGTYALMAVMIAGIAAQIAVAVIIHENVVYENDYVTARAMQIYTDGRYNGGINPFTGQNTDGMPFGMIMSCSAEFVAVISYIFRTTPLTVANLYIPLVIIPVVYMSYYIMSFVLFKNKNHRYMFLTALSLLSVFSNYSLRPKESLWNLMLINSWNPDVMACSILAVLALYYAITTIRAEIKWHDAELEAGSEKADAAYRNVVRNKSIFRSKRVYLTATLCALCFTSVYGIIISTIMCAGVFGCYYVANYGRNGMHIRSYAASFVPCIVYIAACVIYSAATHNMSSAAGFWNKYAGYISGMFVNDFMTNMYLVITILAIVYIAMKKNNSGKILFVYITAITFLIVVLNPLTYLILGVIAPEYCSVTFWIIPFNAAVAYAAVDIICGISGNRPRITVCCICALMVVMIVVFMPVYGNNFAWQRTRKPDKISDETKQICRIIGDDGQDKNVIALNELCSSLRMSDQGIKLYYYTDNRYAVDDDRDMYVYLNQDEPYLQGIVQNAKRAGYNYVIFRKGVLDPNWSSVQYHIWPVGSTDNYDVYSIGYF; encoded by the coding sequence ATGATATCGGTGTGTGTATTTATATTAGTTGCGGCAATATTGCCATATTTTTGCGGCTGTATGCTGAAGTGTCTTATTAAAGACAAAAGTATTGGTCTGATACATACTTATATGGTCGGATTTGTCGGACTGTGGATGCTGTTTGCAATTGTGCAGATACCATTAAAGATATTTAATGCAGGACTGAATATAATGGCTGTAGCATACCTGTTTGTGCTTGCTGTATTAATAGCAGCCGGTTGTGTCTTTGCGGATAAAAAGCGCCTGAGACATCTGCTTGAAAAAAATATACGGTTTGAACGACAGAATGCTGGTACATATGCGCTTATGGCGGTTATGATTGCCGGAATAGCGGCGCAGATAGCTGTGGCGGTAATAATCCATGAAAATGTCGTATATGAGAATGACTATGTAACAGCGCGTGCCATGCAGATATATACGGATGGCAGATATAATGGAGGGATTAATCCATTTACCGGACAGAATACGGACGGAATGCCGTTTGGAATGATTATGTCATGTTCAGCGGAATTTGTAGCCGTGATATCATATATTTTCCGCACAACACCTTTGACAGTGGCTAATCTGTATATTCCGCTGGTTATTATTCCGGTGGTATACATGTCATATTATATTATGTCATTTGTGCTTTTTAAAAATAAAAATCACAGGTATATGTTTCTGACAGCGCTGTCACTTCTGTCAGTATTCAGTAATTATTCACTCAGACCGAAGGAGTCTCTGTGGAACCTGATGCTTATAAACAGCTGGAACCCTGATGTTATGGCTTGCAGCATACTTGCGGTACTTGCATTGTATTACGCTATTACAACAATACGTGCAGAGATAAAGTGGCATGATGCAGAGCTTGAAGCCGGTTCTGAAAAAGCAGATGCCGCATACAGGAATGTTGTTAGAAACAAAAGTATCTTCAGATCAAAAAGAGTATATCTTACAGCAACATTATGCGCACTCTGTTTTACGTCTGTATATGGAATCATAATAAGTACGATTATGTGTGCGGGAGTATTCGGATGCTATTACGTTGCTAATTACGGCAGGAATGGGATGCATATCAGAAGTTATGCGGCATCATTTGTTCCGTGTATTGTATACATTGCTGCATGTGTTATATACAGTGCGGCTACGCATAATATGAGCTCAGCTGCCGGTTTCTGGAATAAGTATGCCGGATACATAAGCGGAATGTTTGTTAATGATTTCATGACAAATATGTATCTTGTGATAACCATCCTTGCTATTGTATATATTGCAATGAAGAAGAATAATTCCGGAAAAATTCTGTTTGTCTATATAACTGCAATTACTTTTTTAATAGTGGTGCTTAATCCGTTAACGTATTTAATATTGGGAGTTATTGCACCTGAATATTGCAGCGTAACATTTTGGATCATACCGTTTAATGCAGCGGTAGCTTATGCGGCTGTGGATATAATATGCGGCATTTCCGGGAACAGGCCGCGGATTACCGTATGCTGCATATGTGCGCTGATGGTTGTGATGATAGTGGTGTTTATGCCGGTATACGGAAATAATTTTGCATGGCAGAGGACAAGAAAACCTGATAAGATATCTGATGAGACAAAACAGATATGCAGGATAATCGGGGATGACGGTCAGGATAAGAATGTTATAGCACTCAATGAGCTGTGCTCATCACTTAGAATGTCTGACCAGGGTATAAAACTTTATTATTACACAGATAACAGATATGCTGTCGATGATGACAGGGATATGTATGTATATCTTAATCAGGACGAGCCATATCTTCAGGGAATAGTGCAGAATGCAAAACGTGCCGGATATAATTATGTTATATTCAGAAAGGGAGTGTTAGACCCTAACTGGTCGTCTGTGCAGTATCATATATGGCCTGTGGGTTCCACGGATAATTATGATGTTTACAGTATAGGATATTTTTAG
- the rfaE2 gene encoding D-glycero-beta-D-manno-heptose 1-phosphate adenylyltransferase: MENLIKQLKLCNKKFLVVGDAMLDVYLHGQVSRISPEAPVPVFKYESRENVLGGAANVAANVAAMEVDVALLAVTGNDDAGRQIIELLGNKGVKTDLVLACDNRITTMKARLVSSGQQITRIDNEDTSDIDDTCENKLADMLEAAIDSYDIVLMSDYQKGLLSDSFAARVIDIARKHGRKVIVDVKSRNPAKYAGAYLLKPNRRELAYMTDMPVGTHDEVVAAMKKLRELAGCEAVIATLSGDGMMYLDRDGSVYESNVEARQVRDVVGAGDTAFSYIGLGIAENLRPQTVITLANAASSIKVTKFGTSVVTLDELEDMFGSRPAKIQTLDGLLEQLARFRERKPGAKIVFTNGCFDILHLGHARYLKEARKLGDMLIVGVNSDASVKRLKGEDRPINHEDVRMAMLAELDFIDYVVKFEDDTPYDLIKAVQPDILVKGGDYKIEDIVGHDIVEAKGGLVTTIQLVDGMSTTNIINAVNAAHHE, translated from the coding sequence ATGGAGAATCTGATAAAGCAGTTAAAACTTTGCAATAAAAAATTCCTCGTGGTTGGAGATGCAATGCTTGATGTGTATCTTCACGGTCAGGTCTCAAGAATATCACCGGAGGCACCGGTCCCGGTATTCAAATATGAGAGCAGGGAGAATGTGCTTGGTGGTGCAGCCAATGTGGCAGCCAATGTGGCGGCAATGGAAGTGGATGTGGCACTTCTTGCGGTTACGGGCAATGATGATGCCGGACGGCAGATAATAGAACTCCTTGGGAACAAAGGCGTGAAGACAGATCTTGTGCTTGCATGTGATAACAGAATTACAACTATGAAAGCAAGACTTGTATCATCAGGCCAGCAGATAACAAGAATTGATAACGAGGATACCTCTGATATAGATGACACATGTGAGAATAAGCTTGCAGACATGCTTGAGGCAGCAATCGACAGTTATGATATCGTGCTTATGTCAGATTACCAGAAAGGCTTGCTGTCAGACTCATTTGCGGCAAGGGTTATAGATATTGCGCGTAAGCATGGGCGTAAGGTCATAGTTGATGTCAAGTCCAGGAATCCTGCCAAGTATGCAGGTGCATATCTTCTTAAGCCTAACCGCAGAGAGCTTGCATATATGACAGATATGCCGGTCGGGACGCATGATGAGGTAGTAGCTGCTATGAAAAAGCTTCGCGAACTTGCGGGATGCGAAGCTGTTATAGCAACCTTAAGCGGTGACGGAATGATGTATCTTGACAGGGATGGCAGTGTATACGAGTCTAATGTTGAGGCAAGGCAGGTTCGTGATGTTGTAGGTGCCGGAGACACTGCATTTTCATATATAGGACTTGGAATTGCCGAGAACTTAAGACCGCAGACAGTAATCACACTTGCTAATGCAGCATCATCGATCAAGGTTACTAAATTCGGTACATCGGTGGTTACGCTTGATGAACTTGAGGATATGTTTGGCAGCAGGCCGGCTAAGATCCAGACACTTGACGGACTGCTTGAGCAGCTTGCCAGATTCCGTGAAAGAAAGCCGGGGGCTAAGATTGTATTTACAAACGGATGCTTTGATATTCTTCATCTTGGACATGCAAGGTATCTCAAGGAAGCAAGAAAGCTTGGAGATATGCTTATTGTCGGGGTTAATTCCGATGCTTCGGTTAAGAGACTTAAGGGCGAGGACAGACCGATTAACCATGAGGATGTAAGAATGGCAATGCTTGCAGAGCTTGATTTTATAGATTATGTTGTAAAGTTTGAGGATGACACGCCATATGACCTGATAAAGGCTGTACAGCCGGATATTCTTGTCAAGGGCGGGGACTATAAGATTGAAGATATAGTGGGACATGACATAGTTGAAGCTAAGGGTGGACTTGTCACAACAATACAGCTTGTTGACGGTATGTCCACAACTAACATTATCAATGCCGTTAACGCGGCTCACCACGAATAG
- the rfaD gene encoding ADP-glyceromanno-heptose 6-epimerase, with protein sequence MIIVTGGAGFIGSCVVRSLNDRGIDDIIIVDNIAETDKWRNMANKRYIKYYNRDEFLEHLPEYAGRVTNVFHLGACSATTERNFDYLYKNNLEYTKTLWKFCADNNASFVYASSAATYGDGSQGFDDKADIDNYLPLNGYGYSKQLFDIWVKKELAAGNKAPRQHAGLKFFNVYGPNEYFKGSMASVIMHGFNQIKERGYIGLFKSYKEGYEDGGQLRDFVYVKDVCNVMMFLMDNPDVSGLFNVGTGKARSFYDLAASVFAALGIDKDIRFIDMPETLRPKYQYFTEAKMDKLREAGYDKPFYSLEEGAKDYVQNYLDKDMRIW encoded by the coding sequence ATGATAATAGTAACAGGTGGAGCAGGATTTATAGGAAGCTGTGTAGTGAGAAGCCTTAATGACAGGGGAATTGACGACATTATTATAGTTGATAATATTGCCGAGACTGATAAATGGCGCAACATGGCCAACAAAAGATACATAAAGTATTACAACAGGGATGAGTTCCTTGAGCATCTTCCTGAGTATGCAGGCAGGGTTACCAATGTATTTCATCTTGGTGCGTGCAGCGCAACAACAGAGCGTAACTTTGATTACCTTTACAAGAATAATCTTGAGTACACCAAGACATTGTGGAAGTTCTGCGCAGACAATAATGCAAGCTTCGTATACGCAAGCAGCGCTGCAACATATGGTGACGGTTCACAGGGATTTGACGATAAGGCAGATATAGATAACTATCTTCCGCTTAACGGATATGGATATTCAAAGCAGCTGTTTGATATATGGGTAAAGAAGGAGCTTGCGGCAGGTAATAAAGCACCACGCCAGCATGCGGGACTTAAGTTCTTCAATGTATATGGTCCTAACGAATATTTCAAGGGCAGCATGGCGAGCGTTATCATGCATGGCTTTAACCAGATTAAGGAAAGAGGATATATAGGGCTATTCAAGTCTTATAAGGAAGGCTATGAGGATGGCGGACAGTTAAGGGATTTTGTCTATGTAAAGGATGTATGCAATGTCATGATGTTCCTTATGGATAATCCTGACGTAAGCGGGCTTTTCAATGTCGGAACAGGTAAGGCAAGATCATTCTATGACCTCGCAGCTTCTGTATTTGCGGCACTCGGAATTGATAAGGATATAAGGTTTATAGATATGCCTGAGACTCTTCGCCCAAAATATCAGTATTTTACAGAGGCTAAGATGGACAAGCTCAGAGAGGCAGGATATGATAAGCCGTTCTACTCACTTGAGGAGGGCGCAAAGGACTATGTTCAGAATTATCTGGACAAGGATATGCGTATCTGGTAA
- a CDS encoding DUF6077 domain-containing protein, protein MLILKMVLLVLCSVLAAVPLGNMIFRLAGIKNESVASMYVAGIISSMAIYEVVYLFLVFRYESLSKTTFIWGAVMLLFIVAGIVTGIAYGKKNKNLHDGFTGYFTDIRVHHVIAVCVCVAYIIFTLVYQREYTDDSLFVGMASTAYSTDTLIRFSPFTGRQIELSYVAKYILSGYHAYMASVSAIFGMQPVVMMHNVLPVIIIAMHYIVCYGLASVILKDKKSADYAIIFLTIIDLFSMYNRFELTTSAWLFTGPWYGKSIIGNVIIPVLWYYLIRIMDEDGNAKSTKRMWGLVAVVHTAAALISTYGSIASATVTLCITVYYMIKNRRLSYALGFVISSVPSIALMSFMLYMQYMGVKW, encoded by the coding sequence ATGTTAATATTAAAGATGGTGTTATTAGTGCTGTGCAGTGTGCTTGCGGCAGTGCCTTTGGGCAATATGATATTCAGACTGGCCGGAATTAAGAATGAATCTGTGGCGTCAATGTATGTTGCGGGCATAATATCCAGCATGGCTATATATGAAGTAGTATACTTATTCCTTGTGTTCAGATACGAATCCCTTTCAAAGACAACTTTTATATGGGGAGCAGTAATGTTGCTTTTTATAGTAGCAGGAATAGTTACAGGGATTGCTTACGGAAAAAAGAATAAAAATCTGCATGACGGATTTACGGGTTATTTTACGGATATAAGAGTACACCATGTTATTGCTGTATGTGTATGTGTGGCATACATTATATTTACGCTGGTGTATCAGCGGGAATATACGGATGATTCGCTGTTCGTAGGAATGGCATCTACGGCATATTCAACAGACACACTTATAAGATTCAGTCCGTTTACAGGCAGACAGATAGAGCTTAGTTATGTAGCCAAATATATTTTGTCAGGATACCATGCATACATGGCGTCAGTAAGTGCAATATTCGGGATGCAGCCTGTAGTTATGATGCACAATGTGCTGCCCGTAATTATAATAGCTATGCATTATATAGTTTGTTACGGGCTTGCCAGTGTGATCCTTAAAGATAAAAAATCGGCAGACTATGCAATTATTTTTCTTACAATAATTGATTTATTTTCTATGTACAACAGATTTGAACTTACAACCTCTGCATGGCTTTTTACAGGTCCCTGGTATGGCAAGTCAATTATAGGCAATGTTATCATACCGGTATTGTGGTATTATCTTATACGCATTATGGATGAAGATGGCAATGCAAAGTCAACTAAGAGAATGTGGGGGCTTGTTGCGGTTGTGCACACTGCAGCAGCACTCATAAGCACGTATGGCAGTATAGCTTCAGCAACGGTAACTCTTTGTATAACAGTTTATTATATGATAAAGAACAGGCGTCTGTCGTATGCATTGGGGTTTGTAATTTCCTCAGTACCATCAATCGCGCTTATGTCGTTCATGTTATATATGCAGTATATGGGGGTTAAATGGTAA